The following is a genomic window from Pseudomonadota bacterium.
CGCCCGCACGTCTGGCGGGGATGGCGGGGCGCCGCACCATCGATATTCAAAAGACGATTAACGTGAATGCGCCCCTCGAGCAGGTCTTCGATACACTGACCCATTACGAAAACTTCCCGCAGTTCATGAGCAATGTGCGCGAGGTTAAGGTCCGTGAGGACGGCGGCTCGCACTGGACGGTGACCGGACCGGGCGGGATGTCGGTCGAATGGGATGCGGTCACGACCACGCTCGAGCAGAATCGGCTCTTGGCCTGGCGGACCGCTCCCGGGGCCACAGTGGAGCATGCCGGGATGATCCAATTTGAACGGGTCAACGGTGGAACGCGGCTCGACGTCGAGATGAGCTACAGTCCACCCGCCGGCGTACTCGGGCATGTAGTGGCCAAGCTCTTCGGCGCTGATCCCAAGACTGAGCTCGATGAGGACCTCTTGCGGATGAAGACTTTCCTAGAGGCGGGAAAAGCGCCACGCGATGCGGCCGCCAAGGTCTAACGTGGCGGATACCTATCAAGAGATCTCATGCACGGTGCGAGACCTGAGCTACACAGGATCAATTACCTTGTGCGACGCGACGGTTATGAGGCGGCGCGTGTGTGTGTAGAGAGAGCCTTAAAGCTCTACCGCGAAGCGGTGAGCAAGCCCATAGCCAGGCCTCGAACGCCGCATACCGACCGCTGTTCGAGCAGACGATTGGGGAATTTGAAGAGTGGTTCGCAGCCAAAAGCAGCCGGGTATGCCAGAGACGAATAGCAATG
Proteins encoded in this region:
- a CDS encoding SRPBCC family protein, which translates into the protein MQESWSPAARVLVGTAGSALALYALKSRNLSGLVAGVAGATMLLRSATNLPPARLAGMAGRRTIDIQKTINVNAPLEQVFDTLTHYENFPQFMSNVREVKVREDGGSHWTVTGPGGMSVEWDAVTTTLEQNRLLAWRTAPGATVEHAGMIQFERVNGGTRLDVEMSYSPPAGVLGHVVAKLFGADPKTELDEDLLRMKTFLEAGKAPRDAAAKV